From Halotia branconii CENA392, the proteins below share one genomic window:
- a CDS encoding 1-acyl-sn-glycerol-3-phosphate acyltransferase, with product MINQHSENILNRQLETLNTSYEFSWFDRFCLWYPPGWLILFNRHWQHYHDHPDGWNWLEYGLFLIPGGFYLALLSRWLRLGCRSPRQEVGEFNSKYQQAFRQEVLAPIVKYYFRGELQNITNLPPAGSMIVAMNHAGMSFPWDFLTLGYLLGDARGWEVQFLANPVLFEHPWMIWWLPSQWSQVLGGVRAELNDFEAAIAQGKILLYAPEGVRGPLKGWKKRYQLEKFDISFIQLSDRYHIPILPVVCIGNESLHPWTINLKKLQRLFKLPFLPISPLMLVLILFPSMGVWAMRTRLRYFIQPLEPAGLETNSAKGRAAVYQQAQQLREKLQIQTNQLLK from the coding sequence GTGATTAATCAACATTCAGAAAATATCCTCAACCGCCAACTAGAGACATTAAATACCAGCTATGAATTTAGCTGGTTTGATCGGTTTTGCTTGTGGTATCCCCCAGGCTGGCTAATTTTATTTAATCGCCACTGGCAACATTATCACGATCATCCAGATGGCTGGAATTGGCTGGAATACGGATTATTTTTGATTCCTGGCGGTTTTTATTTGGCTTTACTCAGTCGATGGTTGCGTTTAGGTTGTCGTTCACCACGTCAAGAAGTAGGTGAATTTAATTCCAAATATCAACAAGCTTTTCGTCAAGAAGTTTTAGCTCCTATTGTTAAATACTATTTTCGGGGAGAATTACAAAATATTACCAACTTACCGCCAGCAGGGTCAATGATTGTAGCCATGAATCATGCAGGTATGTCCTTTCCTTGGGACTTTTTGACCTTGGGTTACTTATTGGGTGATGCACGAGGATGGGAAGTACAGTTCCTCGCAAATCCAGTATTATTTGAGCATCCTTGGATGATTTGGTGGTTACCATCTCAATGGTCGCAAGTTTTAGGCGGCGTACGAGCAGAGTTAAATGATTTTGAAGCAGCGATCGCCCAAGGTAAAATTCTTTTATACGCACCCGAAGGTGTACGCGGGCCGCTAAAAGGTTGGAAAAAACGCTATCAACTAGAAAAGTTTGATATCAGTTTTATTCAGTTGAGCGATCGCTATCATATTCCGATTTTGCCAGTTGTTTGCATTGGTAATGAATCTTTGCATCCTTGGACTATTAATCTCAAAAAATTACAACGATTATTCAAGTTACCATTTTTACCCATATCGCCCTTAATGCTAGTCTTGATTTTATTTCCCTCAATGGGAGTTTGGGCTATGAGAACTCGTCTGCGTTACTTTATTCAACCTTTAGAACCAGCAGGTCTAGAAACTAATTCAGCTAAAGGACGTGCAGCAGTTTATCAGCAAGCTCAACAATTACGAGAAAAACTGCAAATTCAAACTAATCAATTGTTGAAGTGA
- a CDS encoding RluA family pseudouridine synthase: MTEFNLQVEQVEENSERLDRYLAEELPDLSRSRIQQLIEQGNVQLNSQVCTTKKINIKIGDRITLEIPEAQPLELQAEAIPLDILYEDDQLIILNKPAGLVVHPAPGHPDGTLVNALLAHCPHLPGIGGVQRPGIVHRLDKDTTGAIAIAKTDIAYQSLQAQLQAKTARREYLGVVYGAPKTESGVIDLPIGRNPQDRKKMAVISTEKGGRFAVTHWQIQERLGNYTLIHFQLETGRTHQIRVHSAKIGHPIVGDSVYGSGRSVGVNLPGQALHAWRLKVQHPISKNVIEVTASPPQTFTTLLEVLRRRSTIYS; the protein is encoded by the coding sequence GTGACCGAATTTAATTTACAAGTCGAACAAGTCGAAGAAAATAGCGAACGTCTTGATCGCTATCTTGCCGAAGAATTACCAGATTTATCTCGTTCTCGGATTCAACAATTAATTGAACAAGGTAATGTGCAACTTAATAGTCAAGTTTGCACAACTAAAAAGATTAACATCAAGATAGGCGATCGCATCACTCTAGAAATCCCAGAAGCGCAACCTTTAGAATTACAAGCAGAAGCAATCCCTCTAGATATTCTCTATGAAGACGACCAACTAATTATTCTTAATAAACCTGCTGGTTTAGTCGTCCATCCTGCACCCGGTCATCCAGATGGTACATTAGTAAATGCTTTATTAGCACATTGTCCCCATCTTCCCGGAATTGGGGGAGTCCAACGTCCAGGAATTGTCCATCGATTAGATAAAGATACAACAGGAGCGATCGCTATTGCCAAAACAGATATTGCTTATCAAAGTCTGCAAGCTCAACTCCAAGCGAAAACTGCACGGCGAGAATATTTAGGCGTGGTTTACGGTGCGCCAAAAACTGAAAGTGGCGTTATCGACTTACCAATTGGTCGCAATCCTCAAGACCGCAAAAAAATGGCAGTTATCTCCACAGAAAAAGGCGGCAGATTTGCCGTTACTCATTGGCAAATACAAGAACGCTTGGGTAACTATACATTAATTCATTTCCAACTAGAAACGGGACGCACCCATCAAATTCGTGTCCATAGTGCCAAAATCGGTCATCCTATTGTTGGCGATTCAGTTTATGGTTCCGGTCGTTCGGTAGGGGTAAATTTGCCGGGTCAAGCACTGCACGCTTGGCGATTAAAAGTTCAGCATCCTATATCTAAAAATGTCATCGAGGTAACAGCATCTCCTCCCCAAACATTCACTACTCTGCTAGAAGTTCTCCGCCGACGAAGTACTATTTATTCTTAA
- a CDS encoding glycoside hydrolase family 10 protein, with translation MASRFSAQSVQQHICVANALLKPMKLSFLSQGWLSRHVAACRQSLLKYLFLLLFLISFMTVLLVSNFTPATAQLPRQEIRGVWMTNNDLHIMKDRAKVKNAVSQLRQMNFNTIYPVVWNSGYVMYPSTVAQRTQIQPFVFRGSDGHDILADLINQAHRQGLLVIPWFEFGFMAPPTSELALNHPDWFTQKRDGSDTSISAAGEVMWLNPFHPQVQQFITSLVLEIVSQYDVDGIQFDDHTSLPHEFGYDQYTVDLYTQETKKNPPTNSQDPDWVRWRADKITAFMVQLNQTVKARKPKAIFSVSPNYYNFAYKFQLQDWLNWMRLNIVDELIVQIYRPDLESFIANISRSEIQAAQQVIPTGVGIMAGLRNRPIPIRQIQSQVRAAQGRGLGVAFFYFESLLNYAPEPLSERQAGFQALFPAPAYRSARE, from the coding sequence ATGGCTAGTAGATTCTCTGCTCAAAGCGTGCAGCAGCACATTTGCGTAGCTAACGCATTATTGAAACCGATGAAATTAAGTTTTCTTTCCCAAGGTTGGCTAAGTAGACATGTAGCTGCTTGTCGTCAGTCGTTGCTTAAATACCTTTTTTTGCTTCTCTTTTTGATATCGTTCATGACAGTATTGCTGGTGAGCAACTTCACTCCAGCTACTGCACAGCTACCCCGTCAAGAAATTCGCGGGGTTTGGATGACTAATAATGATCTCCACATCATGAAGGATCGTGCCAAAGTTAAGAATGCTGTCAGTCAACTGCGGCAGATGAACTTTAATACAATTTATCCTGTAGTGTGGAACTCTGGCTACGTCATGTATCCCAGCACTGTAGCACAACGTACCCAGATTCAACCCTTTGTCTTTCGAGGCTCAGATGGTCATGATATTCTTGCAGACTTAATTAATCAAGCCCATCGCCAGGGACTGCTGGTGATTCCTTGGTTTGAGTTTGGTTTCATGGCTCCTCCAACATCAGAACTAGCATTGAATCATCCAGACTGGTTTACGCAAAAGCGGGACGGTAGCGATACTTCAATCAGCGCAGCTGGTGAGGTAATGTGGCTCAATCCTTTTCATCCCCAAGTGCAGCAATTTATCACTAGTCTTGTATTAGAAATTGTCAGTCAATATGATGTCGATGGTATTCAGTTTGATGACCATACGAGTTTACCTCATGAATTTGGCTACGATCAATACACGGTTGATTTGTACACTCAAGAAACTAAAAAAAACCCTCCCACCAATTCCCAAGATCCTGATTGGGTGCGCTGGCGGGCAGATAAAATTACGGCATTTATGGTACAACTCAATCAAACCGTAAAAGCTCGGAAACCAAAAGCAATTTTCTCCGTTTCCCCCAATTACTATAATTTTGCTTACAAGTTTCAACTACAAGATTGGCTTAACTGGATGCGGCTGAATATTGTAGATGAGCTAATTGTGCAAATTTATCGTCCTGATTTAGAAAGTTTTATCGCTAATATTTCTCGCTCAGAAATTCAAGCAGCTCAACAAGTGATTCCTACGGGAGTTGGAATTATGGCAGGATTGCGAAATCGCCCAATTCCTATCCGACAAATTCAGTCTCAGGTGCGAGCTGCTCAAGGACGCGGTTTGGGTGTAGCTTTCTTTTATTTTGAAAGTCTTTTGAATTATGCGCCAGAACCTTTAAGCGAGAGACAAGCTGGATTTCAAGCTCTCTTTCCTGCTCCTGCATATCGCTCTGCTAGGGAATAG
- a CDS encoding tetratricopeptide repeat protein has protein sequence MDSLSINSLLEDLKNPDVAIREQATKKLWRIWFQQKGIYGLERIDQSQKLLDAGEMNEAETMLTELIKDQPDFAEAWNRRAFLYYSMGNYQKSLADCQMVIQINPVHFGALHGMGLCYAALGRYGNAIKAFKRALDIQPYSLVNQKLILECTLRLS, from the coding sequence ATGGATTCTTTATCTATTAATTCTTTACTTGAAGATTTGAAAAACCCCGATGTCGCAATTCGTGAGCAAGCAACAAAGAAACTGTGGCGCATTTGGTTTCAGCAAAAGGGAATTTACGGTTTAGAAAGAATTGACCAGAGTCAAAAGTTACTTGATGCTGGAGAAATGAATGAAGCCGAAACGATGTTGACAGAACTGATTAAAGATCAACCAGATTTTGCTGAAGCGTGGAATCGACGTGCTTTTCTTTACTACAGCATGGGTAATTATCAAAAGTCACTAGCAGACTGTCAGATGGTGATCCAGATTAACCCAGTACATTTTGGCGCACTTCATGGTATGGGTTTGTGTTATGCCGCCCTAGGACGGTATGGAAATGCTATTAAAGCTTTTAAGCGTGCTTTAGATATCCAGCCTTATTCCTTGGTAAATCAGAAGTTAATTTTAGAATGTACACTCAGACTCAGCTAA
- a CDS encoding GTP cyclohydrolase II — MPKPNSVSRHIVLTSHPSRSGTKPIPIQWGAAEPMQRGPVIATLAKQTHRNVIGTHSGSYAIYRALAVASGALQSDHRPDLTNTSPVEHIGPHPSWADPEKIVSLDPFGAIASEVFASYYQQGYDIRPTIAITQAHINMPELLDAVSKGRLQVDGQIMKPNGDLVVTKAAIEPVWYLPGVAKRFGISEADLRRALFEQTGGMFPELVTRSDLEVFLPPIGGLTVYIVGDLGAITDPHKPVAVRVHDECNGSDVFGSDICTCRPYLVHGVEVCVETAQSGGVGVIVYSRKEGRALGEVTKFLVYNARKRQEGGDRADAYFARTECVAGVQDMRFQELMPDVLHWLGITRIDRMVSMSNMKYNAITESGIEIVERVAIPEDLVPQDARVEIEAKKAAGYYTTGDVLDADSLADIKGRSLEG; from the coding sequence ATGCCCAAGCCAAATAGTGTTTCTAGGCATATTGTTCTCACGTCCCATCCTAGTCGCTCTGGGACTAAGCCAATTCCTATTCAATGGGGAGCAGCTGAGCCGATGCAACGCGGTCCAGTAATTGCAACACTGGCTAAGCAGACACATCGTAATGTTATTGGTACTCATTCTGGTAGTTATGCAATTTACCGGGCTTTAGCGGTTGCTAGCGGGGCTTTACAATCCGATCATCGACCAGATTTAACAAATACATCGCCTGTAGAACACATTGGTCCTCATCCCAGTTGGGCTGATCCAGAAAAGATTGTTTCTCTCGATCCTTTTGGGGCGATCGCATCTGAGGTATTTGCATCTTACTATCAGCAGGGCTACGATATCCGCCCGACGATCGCTATCACCCAAGCTCATATCAATATGCCAGAACTCCTAGATGCTGTCAGCAAAGGACGCTTACAGGTAGATGGGCAGATTATGAAGCCTAACGGTGATTTAGTCGTTACCAAAGCAGCAATTGAGCCTGTTTGGTATTTACCCGGAGTTGCTAAACGTTTCGGTATCTCAGAAGCAGATTTGCGGCGGGCTTTATTTGAACAAACTGGGGGGATGTTCCCAGAACTGGTAACGCGATCAGATTTAGAGGTATTTCTACCACCCATCGGCGGGTTAACGGTTTACATTGTCGGTGATCTGGGTGCAATTACAGATCCGCATAAACCCGTAGCGGTACGTGTGCATGACGAGTGTAACGGGTCTGATGTGTTTGGTTCTGATATTTGTACCTGTCGCCCCTATTTAGTACATGGTGTTGAAGTATGCGTGGAAACAGCACAGTCAGGTGGTGTAGGTGTAATTGTCTATTCCCGCAAAGAAGGCCGGGCTTTGGGCGAAGTGACAAAATTTTTAGTTTATAATGCTCGCAAGCGTCAAGAAGGAGGCGATCGCGCTGATGCTTACTTTGCTCGCACAGAGTGCGTGGCGGGTGTGCAAGATATGCGCTTTCAAGAACTCATGCCGGATGTATTGCATTGGTTGGGTATTACCCGCATTGACCGTATGGTGTCGATGAGTAACATGAAATACAACGCTATTACGGAATCGGGAATTGAAATTGTCGAAAGAGTAGCAATTCCAGAAGATTTGGTTCCTCAAGATGCACGGGTAGAAATTGAAGCGAAAAAAGCTGCCGGTTATTACACCACAGGAGATGTTTTAGATGCAGATAGTTTAGCTGATATTAAGGGGCGATCGCTAGAAGGCTAA